The Lutibacter sp. A64 genome segment AAAGAACATGTTGAAGCTACTTTAATAGATAGTTTATGGTTAAACGAATTAATAAAATCGCCACTTTATGATACCATACAATATGTATTAAAAGATGACGAAATTTTAATAACTGAATTAGAAGAGTTACCTACAGAATTATTAAAAGAAAGATTAGCTGTTCTAAATAGTAAAACACCATTTAATATAGCATACAATACAGAGTTAGAGCAAATTATAAAAACTTATTTAAAAAGAAGAAAATCATCTTTTTCTACTTTAATGGAACGTGCACGTTTCTATTTTCCTTTGTTTGAAGAGCAATTAGATAAATACGATATTCCTTTAGAAATGAAATATTTGGCAATTGTAGAATCTGCTTTAAGACCAAGAGCACGTTCTAGAGTTGGCGCAACTGGATTGTGGCAGTTTATGTATCAAACCGGAAAACAATTCAATTTAAATGTTAGCTCTTATGTAGATGAGCGTTCAGACCCTTACAGAGCAACAGAAGCTGCGTGTAAATTTTTAGCAAGTTTGTACAAGATTTTTGGTGATTGGGATTTGGCTTTGGCAGCATACAATTCTGGTCCAGGAAATGTAAGTAAAGCTATTAGGCGTTCTGGTGGAAGTACAAATTATTGGAATATAAGGCATAATTTACCAAGAGAAACCGCTAATTATGTACCTGCTTTTTATGCAACGTTATATATTTTTGAATATGCAAATGAGCATAATATAAAAGCCAAAGAAAATACACTTGCTTATTTTGAAACCGATACTGTACAAATAAAAAGACAATTAACTTTTGAACAAATCTACGAAACTTTAAATGTAGATATTGAAGTACTTCAATTTTTAAATCCACAATATAAATTAGACATTGTTCCGTTTATAAAAGGTAAAAATTATACACTTACGTTGCCGGTAAAAGATATTGGTAAATTTTTAAGTAACGAAAAACAAATTTATGCTTTTGCCGATAGTGAAGATGCTAAGAGAGAAAAACCTTTACCTCAATATATTGAAGAAAATTCTAGAACTGTTTACAGAGTTAAAAGTGGAGATTATTTAGGTAAAATTTCAGAAAAATTTGGAG includes the following:
- a CDS encoding lytic transglycosylase domain-containing protein: MKQLLNITLLLCFSVGFSQIKSDTIKLEPDTIKLQSFEDSKILFSNSDTLLLKNTDTLGFKEHVEATLIDSLWLNELIKSPLYDTIQYVLKDDEILITELEELPTELLKERLAVLNSKTPFNIAYNTELEQIIKTYLKRRKSSFSTLMERARFYFPLFEEQLDKYDIPLEMKYLAIVESALRPRARSRVGATGLWQFMYQTGKQFNLNVSSYVDERSDPYRATEAACKFLASLYKIFGDWDLALAAYNSGPGNVSKAIRRSGGSTNYWNIRHNLPRETANYVPAFYATLYIFEYANEHNIKAKENTLAYFETDTVQIKRQLTFEQIYETLNVDIEVLQFLNPQYKLDIVPFIKGKNYTLTLPVKDIGKFLSNEKQIYAFADSEDAKREKPLPQYIEENSRTVYRVKSGDYLGKISEKFGVSVNSIKRWNNMRSTRLKIGQRLTIYPKNVNAVTSSKPKNTSKKPLPTGPHEIYTVQSGDSLWLIAQKYSNVSVQNIKDWNNIWSVKSLKPGTKLKIFKI